The genomic DNA GGTGACCACCGCGTGGCGGTGAGGGAGGAGAAAGCCCATGGCGCGCCAGAGCGAGCCACGAGAGGCGGATGCGGTCTGCATGAGCGGCGTGAACGTCCACATTCCCGGACTCCTTCCGGAGTCACCGGGCCGGGCGAACGTTCAAGCCCCGAGCCGATTCTCACCCGTAGATCCGGTCGAGCGTCGTCGCGACCTCGACGAGCCGCTCGGACTCCGGATCGAAGCGAGCCCCCTGGGCCAGGCGGGAGACCCAATCCACCGCCGCCCGGCCGCCCCACGCATCCGGCGGCTCGGCGAGGCGTTCGCGCGAGGTGCCCCGGAACACCTCCGCCGTGAAGTCGTAGAACGAGCCATTCACGTTGCGAAACGCCGCTCCTCCCTGGGTGCCATAGAAGGAGGCCTCGATGACCGCGTCACACCCGGCGGACAGCTTCCAGGAGCAGGCGAGCTGGACGGCGGTGCCTGGAGCCAGCTCCAGTTGCGCGGCGGCGTAGTCCTCGACGGCGTCCGTGGGCCTGGACAAGGGACGACCCTGGGCGAAGAGCTGGCTCGACACGCGCCGGACCTCGGGAAAGCCCAGCACCCAGAGCACCAGATCCACCAGGTGGATGCCCAGGTCCATCACGCATCCGCCGCCCGCGAGCTTCGGATCGTAGAACCACGCCTTGTCCGGGCCGTAGGCATTGTGGAAGACGAGGTTCGCCGCGTAGATGTGCCCCAGCACGCCCGCCTGGACGCGCTCGCGCAGCAGCCGCATCCCGGAGGT from Melittangium boletus DSM 14713 includes the following:
- a CDS encoding Gfo/Idh/MocA family protein produces the protein MNGQTGQRLERPPRLGFLGVGWIGRHRMEAIIRSETAQVVGVADPGEAAAREAQKLAPGCARVDSLDALLELGLDGLVIATPSAFHAEQSIQALERGVAVFCQKPLGRSQEENQRVVDAARAADRLLGVDLSYRFTSGMRLLRERVQAGVLGHIYAANLVFHNAYGPDKAWFYDPKLAGGGCVMDLGIHLVDLVLWVLGFPEVRRVSSQLFAQGRPLSRPTDAVEDYAAAQLELAPGTAVQLACSWKLSAGCDAVIEASFYGTQGGAAFRNVNGSFYDFTAEVFRGTSRERLAEPPDAWGGRAAVDWVSRLAQGARFDPESERLVEVATTLDRIYG